The DNA segment tataaataaatgatacatTGCTTTAGAACCAGGTCAGAGGTTAATCAGTTAAAGACCGGACTCAATGCTGACATTGCCTACCCCGTTTGATAGCATTGTCTattaaatatctgcatattctaaATTGatacataaatacaacaaacCAACATTAGGTCTCCGGACAAGAAAAGCGGAACATCTAATAATGCTAAATAAGGTAAGGAAGTAGATTTTAAACCATTAGAATTAGCCACTTCCTCCTGTTAAACGTTTTTAATATAAATCACTATAGGGAAACGGGAAGATTGCTCAATATCGAAACAGCGTAGTTAAGTGAACTCAGCGCATTTTCTCTGGTGCCATGATTATCAAcatgaagttttgttttttttttctgggggaAAAAGGTGGGGCGCTttagaattaggacagaggaaacAACCAGCTATAGTTTCATTACGGTACTTTATTATGTGCGTctctaaaagaagaaaaaaaaaaggttgcagtGCAACACTTATTTCTAAACTTGATGATGGTTTTGCAGGAAACAGGCTGTGACGCACGTCTGCTGCCGGATTGGGGTTGAGTGATATTATAAAAGCTGACCAGAGTTTATTTCGATAGTGAGTCGAACAGTTTTCACACGGTTTGGCAGAGAGCACGGTAAAGCGAGACATGAGAAACTACACCGAGCTCCTTTTGAAATCCAACCAGAGGATTCTGCTGGCTTTGGGTTTAATCCTCTTTCTGGGATACACCGTACAAGGTAAGTTTTGTATATTGTCCAAACTTTGTAACTGCTTGGAATTCTGTTAccggttatttaaaaaaaaaaaaaaaaaaaaaaaaaaaaatcggcttTTGTTCTAGAGCTAAATACCTGGGTcattaaaaattaataataataatgtatttattagacACCCTGAAGCTTGCATTTGTTGGAagtcaaacaaaaaaatagtaattttttaaaaaatattttttattggtgTTTAGTTTTAGAAACGTCTATTCGAAATATTAGGAAACTATAAGTTAGTTAAAAACAATCCACATCCAAATACGATGGGCTACCGTTCTGTTCTAAGcgctaattatttttttcttggtaGCTGATGAAAGAAGAAACGGGGGTGTTTCCTTTATTATTTCACAATCGATACGTACAGCGACTAGTAAATGGCGGTACTTAATTTATAAATTAACAATAGGtttacatatttaagaaggttgttGTTGTAACAGATATAATAGCAACTCTTtagtgtttcctgtaaaatgacTCTGTACGCAGTAGAGTTTATACTGGCACTTGGCTGATTTCGCTCCTGCCGTATAGCTGTACAAAATATTTTCCAAAATAGTCGTTTATCTTTCTCAGGATGCAAGGTTATTAGTTTCTTTAACCCTAATGTTAAACTACTGGCATTAATCTTGtttggagaggggaggggaagagGTCATACTGGTAGTAGAATTTATACTGGTAATAAGCCATCCCAAGTAGATTTCTGCGAGTCACTCCCATAACAAAAACATAATTTGGAAAAATTGCTTTTGGAGATTTAAAACCAGTCCTTCAGTCTTCTTATAAAGTACTGTACACTGAAGTAAGAGAACATTTAGGTAAAAATGGACTAAACTCACACCATTGTCTATGGTCGGTATAAGATTGTTATAATCATAAGAAGACAGCCAGATAGTCTGACAAAACATTAACGCCTGTGTCTTTCTTTCTTATGTAAGCTGCCCCATCCAAAGGGAGATATATGTGGGTACGATGCAAACCGGACACTAAAAACCCTAACTGTGTGGAAGAAAGCGGTCCTTGGATTGATCTTCCAAAGTCCGGAGCTGAAATACCTTCACCCAACGCTGATCATGACCTGTAAGAACACacctgctttatatatatattatttatatatatatgtgtgtgcacTCCATTTAGAAGAATCACATCCATCCCGGATgattgattcttataagcggttgattatttaaaaatatgattactgtggtgaagtgctgcagaatcagtatgttagtTTGAGAAGAGCTTCCCTGCAGTGTAaagggttgaccactagatgtcataagttcccgcatgtatgcgcGCCTCTGGAAAATCCATAGTTGTTTCCTTAACAAATTAAGGATAATGGTCagttggttaactgcttgttaaagttaatgataCCTCAATAAAAAgggcttagccgatagctttgtggTGGGGGGTATAGAGGAGTGTGGAAGTGGAAGTGTGCGTGCATTGCGGAAGCAGAAGTAAGAGAAAGAAATCGAAACCAGAGTGAGTAAGAGATCTGTTTGTTCCAGTACTGTGCTGTGCAAATaagtaaagcagtcacagtaTATGTGTAGTTCTGGGGGGGAATGTATgaactgttttgatttgtatttgtttagttgggTAAACGGCTCATCCGTCCTGACATCAGACAGGGACCACACAAAGTATTGTTCAGTTATtgctccagctgagagctaggtttattttgttttgttttattagtagTTATTTTCCCACCGcacagtaagaaaaataaaaccaacaccagttttaaactgtaaatcaagactccagtcTGATCACTTACGCTGCCCTCGGCCGcatcacattacaattagcaaaagcgcctccacacatcagcagtttaaatacagtatactaaTGTCAGTGGTGCTcagtcactgaggacaatacatcaaagcaatcaaacaagtcctcgtgggtaagcaacttgttatgtgatcacgattatgtttactcaaggctgcagaatcctattttactacagtatacttgagaagaaatcgtctcgtgagggtgcctagtttcgTGTGGTGTTACCGTGTAATGGACTTTGAATTAAAATtacatctgtggcttacttattttcagttatgatgcaaatctcacagtctcacagtttttcactagaGACACAGCTGAAGTGCTCATAAGCCTCTGCTGTGCTGTTACCACAGACCAGCTTCTGGCAGCTATTTTGGCAACATTTAGAGGAATTGAATTGATCTAATTACTGATGATATTTTAAATCTAGACCATGCTAGCAATtttcattttaacacaaaaatacacacttgTACTTTAATATTAGAGATGTTGTGTGTAGGGTGACTCTTCTTTTATAAGAGATATCCTCTTGTGCAGTTTGGTTGAGAGGATTTCCTCCCCACCAAGTCGTGAAATGGTTCAGTCCAGAAACAACTGCCATGGTCACAAAATAATCTGTGTAGGCCTACAGGTGCTGCGTTGTGGGTgagactatttattaaaaacaaaatgcttttctATTTAGAATTTCAGTAATATATTCTTCAGCAAAACTAGTGTCAAGTTCATCAAAATATAAAGAAAGTTAACAGTatgatccattttacaaaaggtaccaggtataggtgtggtgttctatgcacaggatgacgTGTACTGGCGTTTTGGCAAATACTtcaatgtgattggttgatttgaGATATGTGATCTATAATAACTACCCAATCATATTTCCTTCTCTTTCAGCATGAACAAAAAGCCAGTTGAAGACAAGACGGCACTGACTTTTGAAGAGTCCGGAGATGATTCTGGGGAATTCCAGGAGGACATGCCAATCGAACTTGGCTCAGGAAGTCAGTGGAATGAGGATCTCCTGATAGCCGGCAGCACTGCAGAGCCTGAAGAAGGAAGTGCTGACTACACAGAGGACTTCCTGGCCACACCAGAAGGGGGCGACGTTGATTATTCCCAATTTGTCTTTCGTGACAGAGTTCCAATCAAGCAAAACCACCCTCAGAATCTAAAGCTCCATGAAGAGGGGTTTATCCTGTAAAATAATCTTCATGATGCAATGAAAGGTTTCCGCTAGTTATGCTGTGTGGTTTTACCACACGCTTTTCTATTACCTATCTCTCAGGATTAAAAGCATTGCTTTGGGTTATTGTTTTAGTTCCCCCCCAGCTATAATTGCAAAAACTGCGTGTTCCGAAATTCGCCAAATTGTAGACTGAAATATATTCCTATGAagtagtaaaatatatattttgtctatttttatttttaaagaaaataacaatttaaatataatatatagaaCACAAGTGAGATGTATATTGGAGCGAGGGGTATAAAGCTTATGCTTCTAAAAATACATGATACTATTTAATTTAGTGGGGATGTTTTTATACCAaacatgtagtttatttttttccccttaaagTGTAATTTCTGGATAGCAGATCATAGGAATGAGACGTGTTGTCAATCTTATGCATTCATTTTGTGAATCTTACC comes from the Acipenser ruthenus chromosome 13, fAciRut3.2 maternal haplotype, whole genome shotgun sequence genome and includes:
- the srgn gene encoding serglycin; this encodes MRNYTELLLKSNQRILLALGLILFLGYTVQAAPSKGRYMWVRCKPDTKNPNCVEESGPWIDLPKSGAEIPSPNADHDLMNKKPVEDKTALTFEESGDDSGEFQEDMPIELGSGSQWNEDLLIAGSTAEPEEGSADYTEDFLATPEGGDVDYSQFVFRDRVPIKQNHPQNLKLHEEGFIL